One region of Ignavibacteriales bacterium genomic DNA includes:
- the aspS gene encoding aspartate--tRNA ligase, whose product MKFKIRTHTCGELRETNIGETVVLNGWVDTRRDLGGVIFIDLRDRYGFTQVVFEPHFNNEAHNQARELRSEFVISIEGKVRHRPEGTENNQLATGMIDVMVEKLVILNVAKTPPFPIKDSVDTSEDVRLKYRYLDLRRPSVQKNLLLRHKMYQIVRKYFDGKSFVEVETPVLMKSTPEGARDYLVPSRLHKGKFYALPQSPQQYKQLLMVSGLDRYFQIVKCFRDEDLRADRQPEFTQIDVEMSFIDQEDIFEVVEGLMKNLFKEIKNYDLTVPIPRLSFEEAMEKYGSDKPDLRFNLEMVTLNDVLQNSSFRVYQEAIKKGGIITGLVIKGCGDYTRNQLDVLTEFVKKQGASGLIWIRVKEEGMDSPTVKFLSEEEQKAILEKLNAKAGDLIFILAGQRLKTLNVMGALRLEMARRLEFIKSDAKPALLWITDFPLLEWDDETKRFYAMHHPFTSPRVEDIELMKTDPAKVKARAYDLVLNGNEIAGGSIRIHDSNLQSLMFKTLGISDEDADYKFGFLINAFKYGAPPHGGIAFGFDRMAMLFAGEASIREVIAFPKTASAVSLMDDSPSTVGEEQLKELHIKIR is encoded by the coding sequence ATGAAGTTTAAGATTAGAACCCATACTTGTGGTGAATTAAGAGAAACCAATATTGGCGAAACAGTTGTTCTGAATGGCTGGGTAGATACAAGGAGAGATTTAGGCGGAGTTATTTTCATTGATCTGCGGGATCGTTACGGATTTACCCAGGTTGTATTTGAACCTCACTTTAACAATGAAGCTCACAACCAGGCAAGAGAACTAAGAAGTGAATTTGTAATTTCTATCGAAGGAAAAGTACGGCATAGACCGGAAGGAACTGAAAATAATCAACTAGCCACCGGGATGATTGATGTGATGGTTGAAAAACTTGTAATATTAAATGTGGCTAAAACGCCACCATTTCCAATTAAAGACAGTGTTGATACGAGTGAAGATGTTAGATTAAAATATCGATACCTTGATTTGCGTCGCCCATCCGTACAAAAAAATTTATTACTGCGCCACAAAATGTATCAGATAGTCAGAAAGTATTTCGATGGAAAAAGCTTTGTTGAAGTGGAGACCCCGGTTCTTATGAAAAGCACTCCGGAAGGTGCTCGCGATTACCTGGTACCAAGCAGACTTCATAAAGGCAAATTTTATGCGCTTCCACAGTCACCACAACAATACAAACAATTGTTAATGGTGTCTGGGTTAGATCGATACTTCCAAATTGTAAAATGTTTTAGAGATGAAGATTTACGTGCTGATCGTCAGCCAGAATTTACCCAAATAGATGTTGAAATGTCTTTCATTGATCAAGAAGATATTTTTGAGGTGGTTGAAGGATTGATGAAAAATTTATTCAAAGAGATTAAAAATTACGATCTCACAGTTCCAATTCCTCGTCTTTCTTTTGAAGAAGCTATGGAAAAATATGGAAGCGATAAACCGGATTTAAGATTTAATCTGGAAATGGTAACATTAAATGATGTTTTACAAAACTCATCTTTCCGGGTTTATCAGGAAGCTATTAAAAAGGGTGGAATTATCACCGGACTTGTAATAAAAGGTTGTGGGGATTATACCAGAAACCAACTTGATGTATTAACTGAGTTTGTTAAAAAGCAAGGTGCTTCGGGTTTAATCTGGATTAGAGTGAAAGAAGAAGGGATGGATTCACCAACCGTAAAATTCTTAAGTGAAGAAGAACAAAAAGCAATACTTGAAAAGCTCAACGCAAAAGCCGGGGATTTAATTTTCATACTTGCTGGTCAAAGATTAAAGACACTAAATGTTATGGGGGCACTCCGGCTTGAGATGGCAAGAAGGTTAGAATTTATAAAATCAGATGCTAAACCAGCATTATTATGGATTACGGATTTTCCATTATTAGAATGGGATGATGAAACGAAACGATTTTATGCGATGCATCATCCATTTACATCTCCCCGGGTTGAAGATATAGAATTGATGAAAACGGACCCGGCAAAAGTAAAAGCCCGGGCATATGATCTGGTATTGAATGGAAATGAAATTGCTGGTGGAAGCATCAGGATTCATGATTCAAATCTTCAATCTTTAATGTTTAAAACTCTTGGAATTTCTGATGAAGATGCTGACTATAAATTTGGTTTTCTTATAAATGCATTTAAATATGGTGCACCACCTCACGGAGGAATTGCTTTTGGATTTGATCGTATGGCAATGTTATTTGCAGGAGAAGCTTCAATACGTGAAGTTATCGCTTTTCCAAAAACGGCAAGCGCTGTTTCATTAATGGATGACTCACCCTCAACAGTTGGTGAAGAACAACTTAAAGAACTGCATATTAAAATCAGATAG
- a CDS encoding sodium:proton antiporter — protein sequence MEIEKFNVPLISLLPFVLMLLSIAIFPLFWNHWWEKNKNKLLIAGILSLPIIIFLFSNGLSEKLFETMVFDYVPFIILLGSLFTITGGIYLTGDIEAKPVINLAFLGTGAVLASIMGTTGAAMLLIRPLIQTNKEREFKVHTILFFIGIVANCGGLLTPLGDPPLFMMYLRGTPFTWFIQLFPEWLFANTLLLLIYYFVDSYYYKKEKPEAIFRDETNIRPIKIEGKINFVWMIGVVLSVAFLNEQYLPVIHQNEYYKFIREGVIIIMAILSLFFTPRLTRVSNNFTWGPIQEVAFLFFGIFITMVPCILYLEYNAKQLGVNFANQFYYASGALSSVLDNTPTAVTFYSLALGLGKQTADMVAGIPYEFMKAISVGSVFFGSMTYIGNGPNFMVKSVAEENNIKMPDFFSYIIKFSLIVLLPIFILVQLLFI from the coding sequence ATGGAAATCGAAAAATTCAATGTACCTCTAATATCACTTCTTCCATTTGTTTTGATGTTATTGTCTATTGCAATCTTTCCATTGTTCTGGAACCATTGGTGGGAGAAGAACAAAAATAAATTATTAATTGCCGGCATACTTAGTCTGCCAATAATCATTTTTCTTTTCTCAAATGGTTTATCTGAAAAATTATTTGAAACAATGGTTTTCGATTATGTTCCGTTCATCATTTTACTTGGCTCGCTTTTTACAATTACTGGTGGAATATATTTAACCGGCGATATCGAAGCTAAGCCGGTTATCAATCTGGCTTTTCTTGGAACTGGCGCTGTACTGGCATCCATAATGGGAACAACCGGAGCCGCAATGCTACTTATCCGCCCATTGATTCAAACAAATAAAGAAAGGGAATTCAAGGTTCACACAATTCTGTTTTTTATTGGAATTGTAGCCAACTGTGGGGGATTACTTACACCCCTTGGTGATCCACCATTGTTTATGATGTATTTGCGGGGAACACCGTTTACATGGTTCATACAATTATTTCCGGAATGGTTGTTTGCAAATACGCTACTGCTATTAATTTATTATTTCGTTGATTCGTATTACTATAAGAAAGAAAAACCAGAGGCAATTTTCCGGGATGAAACAAACATTCGTCCAATTAAAATTGAAGGCAAAATAAATTTTGTTTGGATGATTGGCGTAGTGCTATCGGTTGCGTTTTTGAATGAACAATATTTACCAGTAATTCACCAAAATGAATATTATAAATTTATCCGCGAAGGCGTTATAATTATTATGGCAATTCTTTCTTTGTTTTTTACTCCACGATTAACGCGTGTTTCAAACAACTTTACCTGGGGACCGATCCAGGAAGTTGCTTTTTTATTCTTTGGGATATTCATAACAATGGTTCCCTGCATTTTATATCTGGAGTACAATGCAAAACAGCTTGGAGTAAATTTTGCAAATCAATTTTATTATGCTTCTGGTGCGTTAAGTAGTGTTCTGGATAATACTCCAACTGCGGTTACATTCTATTCGCTTGCTCTTGGGTTGGGAAAACAAACAGCAGATATGGTCGCTGGAATTCCTTATGAGTTTATGAAAGCAATTTCTGTAGGATCTGTATTCTTTGGAAGTATGACCTACATTGGAAATGGTCCGAACTTTATGGTAAAATCGGTTGCAGAAGAGAACAATATTAAAATGCCTGATTTCTTTAGTTACATTATAAAGTTTTCTTTAATTGTGTTACTGCCAATTTTTATTTTGGTGCAGTTGCTTTTCATTTAA
- a CDS encoding 4-phosphoerythronate dehydrogenase: MNILVDENITFAKAAFSNLGKVCLIHGRKIDRRALKNIDVLIIRSITDVNENLLKDTRVKFVGTATIGFDHVDINYLKERKIAFANAAGCNSDAVTEYVFTALLSLSTHNNFSLKGKNIGIIGAGNIGSRVASIAKSLGMNVLQNDPPLERKTKRKDFVGLNDVLNSDIISLHIPLNLSGVDKTFHLINENNLKLIKPGSVLINTSRGPVVDNSALLNRLKKADSLISILDVWENEPKINSGLLSKIKIGTAHIAGYSFEGKVNGTVMIYNQLCNFLNEEPKWKPILPNLDECEIKVDGNQRFEAALNTAIKNVYNINYDDSLLRSGAALPPEKFPDYFDKLRKEYRYRREFSNYKINLEPFNEELASAFKQLRFEI; the protein is encoded by the coding sequence ATGAACATTCTTGTTGACGAAAATATAACCTTTGCAAAAGCCGCCTTTTCAAACCTTGGAAAGGTATGTTTAATTCACGGGAGAAAGATAGATAGGCGAGCATTAAAAAATATTGATGTTCTTATTATTCGATCAATAACAGATGTAAATGAAAATCTTCTTAAAGATACCCGGGTAAAATTTGTTGGAACTGCCACAATTGGTTTTGATCATGTTGATATTAATTACCTGAAAGAAAGAAAAATTGCCTTCGCCAATGCCGCTGGATGTAATTCTGATGCTGTAACCGAGTATGTTTTTACAGCATTACTTTCACTTTCCACTCACAATAATTTTTCATTAAAGGGAAAAAATATTGGGATAATTGGAGCAGGAAATATTGGGAGCCGTGTTGCAAGTATTGCCAAATCGCTTGGCATGAATGTTTTGCAAAATGATCCTCCATTAGAAAGAAAAACCAAACGAAAAGATTTTGTTGGCTTAAATGATGTATTAAATTCCGATATAATTTCACTTCACATTCCGCTTAATCTATCGGGTGTGGATAAAACTTTTCATCTTATAAATGAAAACAATTTAAAGTTGATAAAGCCCGGTTCTGTCTTAATAAATACATCGCGTGGACCTGTTGTTGATAATTCCGCTCTGCTTAATAGATTAAAAAAAGCTGACTCGTTAATTTCCATTCTTGATGTTTGGGAAAACGAACCAAAAATAAACAGCGGGCTTCTATCAAAAATAAAAATTGGAACGGCACACATTGCCGGTTATTCTTTTGAGGGTAAGGTGAATGGAACGGTAATGATTTATAATCAGCTCTGCAATTTCCTTAATGAGGAACCGAAGTGGAAACCAATTCTTCCAAATTTAGATGAGTGTGAAATTAAAGTTGACGGTAACCAAAGATTTGAAGCAGCATTAAACACTGCAATTAAAAATGTGTACAATATAAATTACGATGATTCACTTTTAAGATCAGGTGCTGCGTTGCCTCCAGAAAAATTTCCGGATTATTTTGATAAACTACGGAAAGAATACAGGTATCGAAGAGAATTTAGCAACTATAAAATAAACCTTGAACCTTTTAATGAAGAACTTGCTTCAGCTTTTAAACAATTACGATTTGAAATATAG
- a CDS encoding DpnII family type II restriction endonuclease, with translation MKSTDVKFKRVIDKNTFYFYNKEFEESYEGYVNSIKELLLNLKNEIELNGLKKELFEKLILEKENGLRALLALTGFSNENLKRITTLIRVVDDAELNRILVKEKWFKKVTISDDGIAEWSDSKIILMIKTDKYFRQGIINLFFEGATIPFLAKTLPLFELKKLSISKLQYQIPDLIDTLIRYKEKGSYSGKKENNPETVIENILDEFKVTFERGDLSELITNAPDSKRTMDFIIPNKKNPLLIIESSYLVTTSSGQGDKSKTEISIDALIKHHYPKAKFIGFVDGIGWYVRKGDLKRMVSAYQDVFTFHKDELERFKELLTEIIK, from the coding sequence ATGAAATCAACTGATGTAAAATTCAAAAGAGTTATCGATAAGAACACATTTTATTTCTATAACAAAGAATTTGAAGAAAGTTATGAGGGGTATGTTAATTCAATTAAAGAGTTACTTCTGAATTTAAAGAACGAAATTGAACTTAATGGACTTAAAAAAGAATTATTTGAAAAATTAATTTTAGAAAAAGAAAATGGATTGCGCGCTTTACTTGCTTTGACTGGATTTTCAAATGAGAATTTGAAAAGAATTACGACATTAATAAGAGTTGTCGATGATGCAGAGTTAAATAGAATATTGGTCAAGGAAAAATGGTTTAAGAAAGTAACAATATCTGATGATGGAATAGCAGAATGGTCTGATTCAAAGATTATTCTGATGATCAAAACAGATAAATATTTTAGACAAGGCATTATAAATTTATTTTTTGAAGGAGCAACCATCCCGTTTCTGGCTAAAACTTTGCCTCTTTTTGAATTAAAGAAATTGAGTATTTCTAAATTACAGTATCAAATTCCGGATTTGATTGACACATTAATCAGATACAAAGAAAAGGGCTCTTATTCTGGGAAAAAAGAAAATAATCCTGAAACAGTTATTGAAAACATCTTAGATGAATTCAAGGTAACTTTTGAAAGAGGGGATCTTTCTGAATTAATTACTAATGCACCCGACTCAAAAAGAACGATGGATTTTATCATTCCGAACAAGAAAAATCCTCTATTAATAATTGAAAGTTCATACTTAGTTACAACATCTTCTGGACAAGGAGACAAATCCAAAACAGAAATTTCAATTGATGCATTAATTAAACACCATTATCCAAAAGCAAAATTTATTGGCTTCGTTGATGGTATCGGTTGGTATGTCCGAAAGGGTGATTTAAAAAGAATGGTTTCTGCATACCAAGATGTTTTTACTTTTCACAAGGATGAGTTAGAAAGATTTAAAGAATTATTAACTGAGATAATTAAATAA
- a CDS encoding DUF4159 domain-containing protein, whose translation MTKKILLILALIANVLYPQDKSAFQIARLKYDGGGDWYNDPSEEINLLKYISENTNIKVKADYVFVDVKSDDIFSYPFLFLTGHGNIVLSDAEAARLRSYLENGGFLYVDDDYGLDKVFRREIKKVFPDKELLELPYNYGLFNCFYNFPNGVPKTHEHEGKPPQSFGIFLDKRLAVLYTYESNPSDGWNDPEVHNDPPQKREEALKFGTNIVVWALSQQQNF comes from the coding sequence ATGACAAAAAAAATTTTATTAATATTGGCATTAATAGCAAACGTATTATATCCTCAGGATAAATCTGCTTTTCAGATTGCACGATTAAAATATGATGGAGGCGGCGATTGGTATAACGATCCATCAGAAGAAATAAATTTGTTAAAGTATATTAGCGAAAACACTAACATAAAAGTAAAGGCTGATTACGTTTTTGTTGATGTTAAAAGTGATGATATATTTTCTTACCCGTTTCTATTTTTAACCGGGCACGGGAATATTGTTCTGTCCGATGCCGAAGCAGCTCGACTTCGATCGTATTTGGAAAACGGTGGATTTCTTTATGTTGATGACGATTATGGATTGGATAAAGTGTTCAGACGAGAAATAAAAAAAGTTTTTCCTGACAAAGAACTTTTAGAACTGCCATACAACTATGGCTTGTTTAACTGTTTTTACAATTTTCCGAACGGTGTTCCAAAAACTCACGAGCACGAGGGCAAACCTCCGCAGTCATTTGGAATTTTTTTGGATAAACGACTTGCTGTTCTTTATACTTACGAAAGTAATCCGAGTGATGGCTGGAATGATCCCGAAGTACACAACGATCCACCACAAAAAAGAGAAGAAGCCCTAAAGTTTGGAACAAACATTGTCGTGTGGGCTTTAAGTCAGCAGCAAAATTTTTAG